Proteins from a genomic interval of Niabella soli DSM 19437:
- a CDS encoding DNA-3-methyladenine glycosylase I, whose product MSFYCTFVKEKGKGTVHEKYHDTEYGFPLDSDNELFARLVLEINQAGLSWETILKKKDAFYKAFDQFDIQKVSKYNQKKFDALMQDAGIIRNRLKINAAIENAKVMCLLQKEFGSFKNWLDHHHPKTKEEWVKLFKKHFKFTGGEIVNEFLMSTGYLPGCHSEDCPVYKKILKKKPMWLKGK is encoded by the coding sequence ATGTCATTTTATTGCACATTCGTAAAAGAAAAAGGAAAGGGTACGGTTCATGAAAAATACCATGATACAGAATATGGCTTTCCGCTGGATTCAGACAATGAACTGTTTGCCAGGCTTGTTTTGGAAATCAACCAGGCCGGCCTGAGCTGGGAAACCATTCTTAAAAAGAAAGATGCTTTTTATAAGGCATTTGATCAGTTTGATATTCAAAAAGTGAGCAAATACAATCAAAAGAAATTTGACGCATTAATGCAGGATGCCGGCATCATCCGGAATCGCCTGAAAATAAATGCGGCTATTGAAAATGCTAAAGTGATGTGCTTGCTTCAAAAGGAATTTGGGTCATTTAAAAACTGGCTGGATCATCATCACCCCAAAACCAAAGAAGAGTGGGTGAAGCTGTTTAAAAAGCATTTTAAATTTACCGGGGGCGAGATTGTAAACGAATTCCTGATGAGCACCGGGTATTTGCCGGGTTGTCATTCGGAAGATTGTCCGGTCTATAAAAAAATTCTTAAGAAAAAACCCATGTGGCTGAAAGGAAAATAG